The Faecalibacter sp. LW9 genome has a segment encoding these proteins:
- a CDS encoding T9SS type A sorting domain-containing protein, translated as MKKFYSLVAVAALSLSVNAQQETYNYVLANQGFANAQDISTGNILAGFITYEAKKNGSSNGPKYYDTGSNLRLYSSNADGNGNSYAIKTVGEARIHSVLIKTDTYSDYAPNTAIITVDGVVVPTFIEDGVYVIEFDTPAQNVTIKNGQTGSSAQIRIQEVEVVFSRTLSVADYAEAAKAIKNTVWTNTAAFSTKANASVEVYNVNGQLVKSFVVNGNKNVNVSDLAAGVYVVKSTENGKTTTTKVVKK; from the coding sequence ATGAAAAAATTCTACTCTTTAGTGGCTGTAGCTGCGTTATCTCTATCTGTTAATGCACAACAAGAAACTTATAACTATGTTTTAGCTAATCAAGGTTTTGCTAACGCACAAGATATTAGTACTGGTAATATTCTTGCAGGATTCATTACTTATGAAGCTAAGAAAAACGGTTCTTCTAATGGACCAAAATACTATGATACAGGATCTAATTTAAGATTATACTCTAGCAATGCTGATGGAAATGGAAATTCTTACGCTATTAAAACTGTAGGAGAAGCTAGAATTCATTCAGTATTAATTAAAACTGATACTTACAGTGATTACGCTCCAAACACAGCTATTATTACAGTTGACGGAGTTGTTGTACCTACATTTATTGAAGATGGTGTTTATGTAATTGAATTTGATACTCCAGCACAAAATGTTACTATTAAAAATGGACAAACAGGTTCTTCTGCTCAAATTAGAATCCAAGAAGTTGAAGTTGTTTTTTCAAGAACTTTAAGCGTTGCTGATTATGCAGAAGCTGCTAAAGCTATCAAAAATACAGTTTGGACGAATACAGCAGCATTCTCTACAAAAGCAAATGCATCTGTTGAAGTTTATAATGTAAATGGACAATTAGTAAAATCATTTGTAGTTAACGGTAATAAAAACGTAAACGTTTCTGATTTAGCTGCTGGTGTTTATGTTGTTAAATCAACTGAAAACGGTAAAACAACTACAACAAAAGTTGTAAAAAAATAA
- a CDS encoding polysaccharide deacetylase family protein, translated as MKRLYKTLKITAFSFLFQGIIGCDYFPENSIERVIPTKISSPITKSKPEGQHTDIPLDSNELKVDSIPHQLPIDSTKNYVYLTFDDGPFKGSEKINKIIKEEQVKATVFIVGMNAYTQTLQKYLKDYEENDLIEVSNHTYSHANRNRFKSYYDQPEFVLRDVKRNDSIYRFKNRFVRLPGRNVWRLGKDFKNDHDLGSRLSSDFLAKNQYYILGWDYEWNKTHKNHPLKNPQDIYNGIIKRLENKETFKEKHLVILMHDDMFDNHEDAEQLRRLIRLIKNNKNIILETASNYPISLS; from the coding sequence ATGAAACGCCTTTATAAAACCTTAAAAATCACTGCATTTTCCTTTTTATTTCAAGGGATAATAGGTTGTGATTATTTCCCTGAAAATTCAATAGAACGGGTAATTCCAACCAAAATTTCAAGTCCTATTACAAAATCCAAACCAGAAGGTCAACATACGGATATTCCTCTGGACTCAAACGAATTGAAAGTTGATTCTATCCCACACCAATTACCGATTGATTCTACGAAAAATTACGTGTATTTGACTTTTGATGATGGCCCTTTTAAAGGAAGTGAAAAAATTAATAAAATCATTAAAGAAGAACAAGTAAAAGCAACCGTCTTTATTGTCGGAATGAATGCTTATACTCAAACACTTCAAAAATATTTAAAAGATTACGAAGAAAATGATTTGATTGAAGTATCTAATCATACGTATTCACACGCTAATCGTAACCGATTTAAAAGTTATTATGATCAGCCAGAATTCGTATTACGCGATGTAAAAAGGAATGATAGTATTTATAGGTTTAAGAATCGATTTGTACGATTACCAGGAAGAAATGTTTGGCGATTAGGAAAAGATTTTAAAAATGATCATGATCTTGGCTCTCGTTTATCCAGTGACTTTTTAGCGAAAAATCAATACTATATTTTAGGATGGGATTATGAATGGAATAAAACACATAAGAATCATCCTTTAAAGAATCCTCAAGATATTTATAATGGAATTATAAAGCGTCTAGAAAATAAAGAAACTTTTAAAGAAAAACATTTGGTTATTCTTATGCATGATGATATGTTTGATAATCATGAAGATGCTGAACAATTACGTCGATTGATTCGATTAATAAAAAACAATAAGAATATCATTTTAGAAACAGCTTCAAATTATCCTATTTCTTTAAGCTAA
- a CDS encoding T9SS type B sorting domain-containing protein, whose translation MKWITTIILLLTGFIIQAQYDLKLVEKFRCTSEIPTEFTVYDDRNSSPSFHSLAFDFFQEYSEYDSRYWTISQYIYPTADDAFQNTNAYPRDRNARSVTFDISNPVVFYLRINENVTSEPRILIVKYAIQFSLKPPGRYDFEVLGCPSEGNYTFDLLQALYHLYGENYMYEFSFFSSQEDAINNTNSIPESEWSNYITPHSQTTLFLKVAFNEFYGEAECFSIYPLNLKVPTFEAFIDQQNLKFCGVPYLLQGPYDPNNVYQFSNFEWYFNGIIKSEEKDVIIDGVGEWTVFFNINNGCRNSMRINIVEEDGNGYIKNVRSTMSQVIIEPMNDEEILEYSTDGIHWQPSNIFNSTEELIFTFYFKNRLGCIFGPFTYDISNFFNFLSPNGDGINDTWDIRTYLKQTDAIISIFDRYGKLITTGRINEILPWNGMYNNQPLAVGSYWYKILLNDQLIKEGNILLKSN comes from the coding sequence ATGAAATGGATAACAACGATAATTCTTCTACTAACAGGCTTTATCATCCAAGCACAATATGACTTAAAATTGGTTGAAAAGTTTCGTTGTACTTCAGAAATTCCAACAGAATTCACCGTTTATGATGATCGAAATTCAAGTCCAAGTTTTCATTCGTTGGCTTTTGATTTTTTTCAAGAATATTCTGAATATGATTCGAGATATTGGACCATTAGTCAATACATTTATCCAACAGCAGATGATGCCTTTCAAAATACAAATGCTTATCCAAGAGATCGCAATGCACGTAGTGTGACGTTTGATATTTCCAATCCAGTAGTATTTTATTTACGGATCAATGAGAATGTTACGAGTGAACCAAGAATATTAATCGTTAAATACGCCATTCAATTTAGCCTCAAACCTCCTGGGCGATATGATTTTGAAGTATTAGGTTGTCCATCCGAAGGAAATTATACATTTGATTTACTTCAAGCTTTATATCATCTCTATGGTGAGAATTACATGTATGAATTTTCTTTCTTTTCATCACAAGAAGATGCAATAAATAATACTAATTCTATTCCAGAATCGGAATGGTCGAATTATATCACTCCTCATTCACAAACAACCCTCTTTTTAAAAGTTGCATTTAATGAATTTTACGGAGAAGCAGAGTGTTTTTCCATCTATCCATTAAATTTAAAAGTGCCTACGTTTGAAGCCTTCATCGATCAACAAAATTTAAAGTTTTGCGGGGTGCCGTATCTTCTTCAAGGCCCTTATGATCCAAATAATGTTTACCAATTTTCTAATTTTGAGTGGTATTTTAATGGTATTATAAAATCTGAGGAAAAAGATGTTATTATTGATGGGGTAGGAGAATGGACTGTTTTTTTTAATATAAATAATGGATGTCGAAATTCAATGCGTATAAATATTGTTGAAGAAGATGGGAATGGATATATTAAAAATGTACGATCAACAATGAGTCAAGTAATAATAGAACCTATGAATGATGAAGAAATTTTGGAATATTCTACAGATGGCATCCATTGGCAACCTTCAAATATTTTTAACAGTACAGAAGAATTAATTTTTACATTTTATTTTAAAAACAGATTGGGATGCATTTTCGGACCTTTTACCTATGATATTTCCAATTTTTTTAATTTTTTAAGTCCAAATGGAGATGGTATAAATGATACGTGGGATATCCGTACATATTTAAAACAGACGGATGCCATTATTTCTATTTTCGATCGTTATGGTAAGTTAATTACAACGGGGAGAATAAATGAAATATTGCCATGGAATGGTATGTATAACAATCAGCCTTTAGCAGTAGGTTCGTATTGGTATAAAATTTTGTTAAATGATCAATTAATAAAAGAAGGAAATATTTTATTAAAAAGTAATTAG
- a CDS encoding T9SS type A sorting domain-containing protein, with protein MKKLYSLIAVISASLAFGQTNLVQNPGFDNNLSNWEKRPTASYTVPTIFEEGYQSSNSAGYVNPSSTTGFFQNVSIEPGVTYVLSFWYKATGDGTDARLWSFLKDESGANVYLWDTAGEDPLRTNDEYLAPANDWTLHTVEFTNTNAVSLQLAVRSYSNSNTAYDEFSLVNKAELGLGEVVKSKYTLVANSIVSSEILFAAEAKNVQIFNSNGQLVQHVSVVEGTKLNVSSLPKGVYVVKGEVNGQVVVQKIVKK; from the coding sequence ATGAAAAAACTTTATTCTTTAATTGCTGTAATTTCAGCATCTTTAGCATTTGGTCAAACAAATTTAGTTCAGAATCCTGGTTTTGATAATAATTTATCGAATTGGGAAAAAAGGCCAACAGCTTCTTATACTGTACCAACGATCTTTGAAGAGGGATATCAAAGTTCTAACAGTGCAGGTTATGTAAATCCTTCTTCTACTACAGGTTTTTTTCAAAATGTTTCAATTGAGCCTGGTGTGACATATGTATTATCTTTTTGGTACAAAGCAACTGGTGATGGAACCGACGCACGTTTATGGTCATTTTTAAAAGATGAAAGTGGTGCCAATGTTTATTTGTGGGATACAGCAGGGGAAGATCCCTTACGCACGAATGATGAATATTTAGCTCCTGCTAATGACTGGACCTTACATACGGTTGAATTTACCAATACAAATGCTGTTTCTTTACAATTAGCCGTAAGATCATACTCGAATTCGAATACAGCTTATGATGAATTTTCACTTGTTAATAAAGCTGAGTTAGGATTAGGTGAAGTGGTGAAATCGAAATATACTTTGGTAGCAAATTCAATTGTATCGTCTGAGATTCTATTTGCAGCAGAAGCTAAAAACGTTCAAATTTTTAATTCGAATGGACAACTCGTTCAACACGTTTCGGTTGTTGAAGGAACGAAATTAAATGTTTCGTCCTTACCAAAAGGAGTTTATGTTGTAAAAGGCGAAGTCAATGGACAAGTCGTGGTTCAGAAAATTGTAAAAAAATAA
- a CDS encoding DEAD/DEAH box helicase produces MDITFEDFNFPKQLNEALEKLNITTPTPIQVKTYKPILSGRDIMGIAQTGTGKTLAYLLPLLKEYKFSKSHMPKIMILVPTRELVVQVTDILDQLTEFINVRVLGIYGGVNINTQKEFIYEGVDILVGTPGRVMDLALNNDLQFKDLKKLVIDEFDEMLSLGFKPQLRNIFSMMSEKRQNILFSATMTDEVDDMLQEYFNAPEEISLARSGTPVEKIAQTAIPVQNFNTKLNMLVEQLKDESIEKLLIFANNKKHADAIFEHIEEFYPEQFGVIHSNKSQNYRLRVMDEFRRDEIRGIVTTDIMARGLDFPDISHVINFEIPEIPEQYIHRIGRTGRADRTGNAISYFSEKEEVLLIEIENLMGKEIEMIAFPDNVKVNQSKRDFEKDVVKMKNPTTVKIDTERGAAFHEKKDKNKKVNLGGPTKRKPPKTKTQNRGQLKQNSKKRRK; encoded by the coding sequence ATGGATATTACATTCGAAGATTTTAATTTTCCCAAGCAATTAAATGAAGCTTTAGAAAAGCTAAACATTACTACACCTACTCCAATTCAAGTGAAAACGTATAAACCAATCTTGTCTGGACGCGATATCATGGGTATTGCTCAAACAGGTACAGGTAAAACGTTAGCTTATTTATTACCTTTATTAAAAGAGTATAAATTCTCGAAATCACATATGCCTAAAATTATGATTCTTGTACCAACACGAGAATTAGTAGTTCAGGTTACCGATATATTAGATCAATTAACAGAATTCATCAACGTCCGTGTTTTAGGTATTTACGGTGGAGTAAATATTAATACACAAAAAGAATTTATCTACGAAGGTGTCGACATTTTAGTTGGAACACCAGGTCGTGTGATGGATTTAGCTTTAAACAATGATTTACAGTTTAAAGATTTAAAAAAATTAGTAATTGATGAGTTCGATGAAATGTTAAGTTTAGGTTTTAAACCGCAATTGCGTAACATTTTCTCGATGATGAGTGAAAAACGTCAGAACATCTTATTCTCTGCTACAATGACAGACGAAGTGGATGATATGTTGCAAGAATACTTCAATGCACCAGAAGAAATTTCGTTAGCGCGTTCAGGAACTCCAGTGGAAAAAATTGCACAAACAGCAATTCCTGTTCAAAACTTCAATACGAAGTTGAATATGCTAGTGGAACAATTAAAAGATGAATCAATTGAGAAACTTTTAATTTTCGCGAACAATAAAAAACACGCTGATGCAATTTTTGAACACATCGAAGAATTCTATCCTGAACAATTTGGTGTCATTCACTCAAACAAATCTCAAAACTATCGTTTACGTGTAATGGATGAATTCCGTCGCGATGAAATCCGAGGAATTGTAACGACAGATATTATGGCCCGTGGTTTGGACTTTCCAGACATTTCTCACGTGATCAACTTTGAAATTCCAGAAATTCCAGAACAATACATTCACCGTATTGGTCGTACAGGACGTGCGGATCGTACAGGTAATGCCATTTCTTATTTCTCTGAAAAAGAAGAAGTCTTATTAATCGAGATTGAAAACTTAATGGGGAAAGAAATCGAAATGATTGCTTTTCCAGACAACGTGAAAGTGAATCAATCGAAAAGAGATTTTGAGAAAGATGTCGTTAAAATGAAAAATCCTACGACTGTAAAAATTGATACTGAACGAGGTGCGGCATTCCACGAGAAAAAGGACAAAAACAAAAAAGTGAATCTAGGTGGACCAACAAAACGTAAACCACCAAAAACAAAGACACAAAACCGTGGTCAATTAAAACAAAACTCGAAAAAGAGACGAAAATAA
- the argS gene encoding arginine--tRNA ligase, with translation MNLKQQITQYVLDAIQNVYEITPESVEIQFTRKEFEGDYTLVVFPLIRALKGKPEDIGAKIGDYLVENGKITAYNVVKGFLNMSMNAVDFLADFTPNATNENYGINVPTAESRSVMVEYSSPNTNKPLHLGHVRNNLLGYSVSQIVEAAGNNVIKTQIINDRGIHICKSMIAWQRYGNGETPETSGLKGDKLVGKYYVEFDKHYRAEIKALVEGGIAEEEAKKQAPIFLEAQEMLRQWEAQDPEVIQLWETMNGWVYAGFEETYKRLGVAFDEYLYESNTYILGKDIVEDGLAKGVFYKREDGSVWIDLTADGLDEKLVLRSDGTSVYITQDLGTAVERFKNNPTLEELTYVVGNEQDYHFKVLFLILKKLGFEWADALHHLSYGMVDLPNGKMKSREGTVVDADDLMEEIYQTAKEISEELGKLDGYTEEEKAALYEKIGMGALKYYILKVDPKKRILFDPQESVDFNGNTGPFIQYAYARIQSLLRKEAPQAFDINAIELNQAEKEIIRALNDFEDTIKKAADELSPALIANYVYELVKLFNSFYQNNSVLKAEDENVKNFRLYLSQWVANTIQSSLRLLGIGVPERM, from the coding sequence ATGAATTTAAAACAACAAATCACGCAATACGTTTTAGACGCGATTCAAAATGTCTATGAAATAACTCCTGAATCTGTTGAAATCCAATTCACAAGGAAAGAGTTTGAAGGTGATTATACATTAGTTGTTTTCCCATTAATCCGCGCTTTAAAAGGTAAACCAGAAGATATTGGAGCTAAAATAGGTGATTATTTAGTTGAAAACGGAAAAATCACGGCTTACAATGTTGTCAAAGGTTTCTTGAACATGAGTATGAATGCAGTTGATTTCTTAGCTGATTTTACTCCAAACGCAACAAATGAAAATTACGGAATCAATGTACCTACAGCTGAATCTCGTTCAGTGATGGTAGAATATTCTTCACCAAATACAAACAAACCTTTACACTTAGGACACGTTCGTAATAACTTATTAGGTTATTCGGTTTCTCAGATTGTGGAAGCGGCAGGTAATAATGTGATTAAAACACAAATTATCAACGACCGTGGTATTCATATTTGTAAATCGATGATCGCTTGGCAACGTTACGGAAATGGTGAAACTCCAGAAACTTCTGGGTTAAAAGGGGATAAGTTAGTTGGTAAATACTACGTGGAATTCGACAAACATTACCGCGCTGAAATCAAAGCATTGGTTGAAGGTGGAATAGCTGAAGAGGAAGCGAAAAAACAAGCGCCTATTTTCTTAGAAGCGCAAGAAATGTTACGCCAATGGGAAGCACAAGATCCTGAGGTGATCCAATTGTGGGAAACGATGAACGGTTGGGTGTATGCTGGTTTCGAAGAAACATACAAACGTTTAGGAGTTGCTTTCGACGAGTATTTATACGAATCGAATACATACATCTTAGGGAAAGACATCGTGGAAGACGGTTTAGCAAAAGGAGTTTTCTATAAAAGAGAAGATGGTTCGGTTTGGATCGATTTAACTGCTGATGGATTAGATGAAAAATTAGTTTTACGTTCAGATGGTACTTCTGTATATATCACGCAAGATTTAGGAACTGCAGTTGAGCGTTTCAAAAATAATCCAACGTTAGAAGAATTAACTTACGTCGTAGGGAATGAGCAAGATTACCACTTCAAAGTTTTATTCTTAATCTTGAAAAAATTAGGTTTCGAGTGGGCGGATGCTTTACATCACTTATCTTACGGAATGGTTGATTTACCAAACGGTAAAATGAAATCGCGTGAAGGTACTGTTGTCGATGCAGATGATTTAATGGAAGAAATTTACCAAACGGCGAAAGAAATTTCGGAAGAGTTAGGGAAATTAGACGGTTATACTGAAGAAGAGAAAGCTGCTTTATACGAGAAAATCGGAATGGGTGCTTTAAAATATTATATCTTAAAAGTAGATCCGAAGAAACGTATTTTATTTGATCCACAAGAATCAGTGGATTTCAACGGAAATACAGGACCTTTTATTCAGTATGCTTATGCGCGTATCCAGTCGTTATTAAGAAAAGAAGCGCCACAAGCTTTTGATATCAATGCGATTGAATTAAATCAAGCGGAAAAAGAAATTATCCGTGCCTTAAATGATTTTGAAGATACAATCAAAAAAGCAGCAGATGAGTTATCTCCCGCTTTAATTGCGAATTATGTGTACGAATTAGTGAAGTTATTCAACTCATTCTACCAAAATAATTCAGTATTAAAAGCAGAGGATGAAAACGTGAAAAACTTCCGTTTATACTTATCGCAATGGGTTGCCAATACCATTCAATCATCATTACGTTTATTAGGAATCGGGGTTCCAGAAAGAATGTAA
- a CDS encoding DUF1810 domain-containing protein produces MKLGDLLQKKPNDRYNLQRFENAQSFVYDEALMEIHGGKVQTNWVVFMFPQIEGLGKSDSSKEFAIASIEEARAFTQNDDLWGNYLELLEVLMMHKGTLPQLIFGKNDAMKLKSSLTLFNFIKPKEPIIKKALETFYQGQTDKKTLELIKKIKQKKG; encoded by the coding sequence ATGAAGTTAGGTGATTTATTACAAAAGAAACCGAACGATCGATATAATTTACAACGTTTTGAAAATGCACAATCCTTTGTATATGATGAGGCGTTAATGGAAATACATGGGGGAAAAGTACAAACCAATTGGGTCGTATTTATGTTTCCTCAAATAGAAGGTTTAGGAAAAAGTGATTCATCGAAAGAATTTGCAATTGCTTCGATAGAAGAGGCAAGAGCTTTTACACAAAATGACGATCTATGGGGGAATTATTTAGAACTTTTAGAAGTTTTGATGATGCACAAAGGAACTTTACCTCAATTGATTTTTGGTAAAAATGACGCCATGAAATTGAAATCAAGTTTGACGTTATTTAATTTCATCAAACCCAAAGAACCGATCATCAAAAAAGCTCTCGAAACATTCTATCAGGGGCAAACGGATAAAAAAACATTGGAGTTAATCAAAAAGATAAAACAGAAAAAAGGTTAA